CCTGCATAGAGCGCACCCTTATAGGGATGACCTGACTCATTCATCGCCCACATTAAAGGCCTCATTATCCTCTCACGGATATCCCCGGACATCTCCGCACTTACAGATGCATCAGGAGCATAAGCACCCATGCCCCCTGTATTCGGACCGAGATCACCTTCAAATATCGGCTTATGATCCCTTGTTGGGACAAGCATCCTCAGGTCATTGCCGTCGCAGACTGCAATAGCAGAAGTCTCAGCTCCGCGAAGCCTCTCCTCAAGCAGGACACAGGAATGATGCCCATAAATACCGGACTTAAAGAAACCGGTCAGGGCTTCCTTGAGATAACAATCATCATCGCTGACCACAACACCCTTCCCAGCGGCAAGACCATTGCCTTTGAGGACAACATTCCTGGCACCGAGCCGGTCTATCCTCCTGTGAGCCTCATCCAGAAGACCTTTTGTCACAACCATTTCAAGCCCTGCTGTCGGGATACCATGCATGGCCATGATCTGCTTGGCGAAATGCTTGCTGCCCTCAAGCTGAGCACAATACGCATCCGGGGCGAACACAGCGACGCCGCCATTTGTCATCTCGTCGAGAATGTCAGCAATGCCCAGGCATATCGGCTGCTCCGGACCAACCACAACAAGACTGATGCGCTCCTTGAATGTCAGCTTGCTTATCTCCCCGAAATAATGCTGAAAAGAACTGATTGTGCGCCTCATATCATCATGTACACGGGGGATTTCCAGCGGAACAATCCTAAGCCTTCCTTCGAGCCCACACAGCATCCCCGGATTGCCAGGCGAGGCTAAGATGCGGTTCACATGAGGGCTCTCAGCAAGCTTCTTGACAAGAGAATGCTCCCGACCACCAGAGCCGATGACAAGCACACCATTTTCTTTACCATAATCCAGACAAACAGCACTCTCTTCTGACCCACTTCCGGAACTCATCATGACACCTCCTGAAAATAACAATAATGACCAATGGAAGAACCATCAAGTATAGAAGAGAGATCAAGAAAAGAAGAGGAATCAAGAAAAGAAGAGAGATCAAGAACACAAAAATAATCAGCAATAGAATAGCAATCAACAGAAATCAGGGTAGGCAGAAATCCCTGGAAAAATCCATGAGGCACATAAAACCCAGTAAGGATATTATTCCTTCCCAGAGTCTCTTTGTGCATCACTTCACCCCAATTTCCCAAAACTGCCTGCAGAGATAATAAATAATAAGCAACATGGACCTGCAAAGTATAAAAGCTTTGCTGTGATGAAGACGAGAAATAAAAAATCTCCCACATGCAGTGAATAAAGAATCTTCGTCAATATCAAGTGAATAATCCCATGCCGAGCTAGGACTGCTCACTCCTCTTCCTGGCTTGGACCGTACTTCCTGATCACAATCTTTCCTTTCTCAGCAGATATCTGAACATCCTGATTGTCCTTGAATCGGGATATCTCAGTTATGACCTCAGGCAGCAGAATCCTGTTTGCCCTGAAGTCAAGCAAACCGACAATCTCCTTGGCCACACCCCTTACCTGGGCCTCCTCGATGCCCAGATCAGTCAGGATCCTCTCTTTCTTATGCTTCTCCAAAGACATCTTCCTTTCATATGCCCTCTTGTAGAGATATTTCGCCATCTCATCTGCCACATCAATCTTCGTAGCCCCTGTTATCCCCTGCAGACCCGGGCTCAGATTGACCTCGATGACAAGCGGACCTGTCGGCGACATCAATAAGTCGATACCGCAGATGTCAGCGCCGATGATCTGCGCAGCCTTCACAGCTATCAGCCTTGTTTTCGAGTCAAGCTCCACAGGCTCGCCCTTGCCACCTGCATGGATGTTAGACCTCTTCTCATTGTCAGGGGATGAAGACACCCTCTTCATTGAAGCTATGACCTTATCGCCGACGACAAAAGCCCTGATGTCAGCTCCGCCTGTCTCTATGTATTCCTGTATGATGAAAGGCTGGTTCAGTGCAGTCAGGGCATCGAGCACAGAGACAGCAGCCGATATCGAATCAGCAAAAACAACACCCTTCCCCTGAGTGCCCTGAGGGAACTTCATGACGATCGGGAAATTCATCTTCTGCAGGATCTTCTTGGCAGCCTCGACAGTCGCCGGGATGAAGGTCTTGGGCATCGGGATGCCGCTCTTCTGCAGAGCGAGCTGGGTCAGGAGCTTATCATGCCCCAGGTTGAATGCCTCAGGAGATATCGGGGTATAGGTCCTGCTGGGAAGCAGCTGGGCAATTGACCTGAGAAGAGCAAGATAACGGAAAGAACCCTTGATGTAGACACAATCATAATCCTTCAATGGCTTGTCTTCCTGGAATATCTGGACATCAGATTTCCCAAGCTGGACCTCAACACTCTTAAGATTGACATTGTCAACCCTGTGGAAATACTTCTTCATAGCCTCGGCTGTCCACAGAGATGAAACACTCCCGAGGCTCACCAATGCAGCCTTCAGCTTCATATCATTCTCTTCGACTTTTACTCACCATCCCATCTTTCTTATATTCCCTGAATGACCTCTGAGGATCAACCAGAAAACCCTGTGTCAGGATATTCTGGCCGATAAGCACCCTATACCTCATATGGCTCCTGTCAGCGACAGTGAACTCACCATGATAATTCTTCTTCCCTATCCTGACCTTAACATCAACAACAGGCCTGATCGACTTCCCGGAGGCGCTCTTCACAAGCTTTGTCTTTGTTATCGGGCCGACACCCAGCTCAGCTGCAAGGGATGTATCAATGCTGCTCTTTGTCGCGCCGGTATCAATCCTTGCGATCTCATAGCAGTCTTTCTTGGCACCGAAAATCCTGACCCTTTCAATCAATCCGACTATGTTATGCTTGGAATAATCCATCAGATCACCGATTCAGGTATGTTTTTAAATTTATCCCAAATCAGCAGCTTATTTTGCGAAACATTTAAATAAGCTGTTTATAAATAACCTAGTGGGGAAAGTTTTGCTAAAAGGGGTGTTGATTGGCAGACGATTATTATAATCAGTTGATCATATATATCGAGGACCTTATTTCAAAAGGGTATAGCCCTGAATATATCAGGAATTTTCTTTCAAGCCAAGGCATAAGCCAAAAGGATATCGATTACTGCCTCCGATATATCCAGGGAGGGGAGCAACAACTGGTCGACTGGACAAGGCAGCAGCTGCAGTCCGGATACAACGTCGACCAGGTCAAGAAATATCTCCTGGGCTACTATCCAAGGAACATCGTAAATGCTGTGATCTCAAATTTTGAGCCCAAACAGATGGATGTGCTGTACACCCCCGCCCCAGAGCATGAAAGGCATCTCAAAGCAAAAGAACTGTACATCGCATTCATTGCATTGTTCATAGTCGTCATAATCGGGTTCACAGCCACAAACCTCATGAAACCTGAACAGAAGAAGCTGCTTGATGTGTCCACTGAACCGGCTCTGAGAACCATGGATGCAGGGGACGATCTGGTATTTGTTGGCGAGCTGACAAACATGGGAGCAGACCGGAGATATGACATACTGCTGATACACAAGCTTATCAATCCGGAAGATGAGGTGATAGACTCGAAGGAGACAACAATCGCAATCGAGACCGGCGGCTCTTTCAAAGAGAGCTTCAAAATCCCCAAAAATACCGAATCCGGCATATATTATGTAGAAACAACCGCGAGATATGATGATCTCGAAGCAAAATCCAGGTTCCAAGTAAGAATACTCGGAGTGGGAGAAGCCCCTGAACTCCCGAAGATCGAAGAGCAGATAGAGACAGAGATCGAAGAAGGCGAAGCAGAGCATGGGGTGATACCCTCCGGAACCACAGGCCAGATAGGGGAACAGATCTCGCAAAAGAAGATGACCTATGAAGAGCAGAAAAATAACATAAACCGGATAGCAGAAGGAAATCCTGCGGTCGCCAAAAAACTCATCAAAGATATCGACGACACCAAAATAAAAGACAGGCTTGCCACAGAATTCGCATCAGAATATGCAGACGCCTCGCTATGCGAAGAAGCGACACCCGGAGTCAGCAGGGACTCTTGCTACATAGGCGTTGTCGGAGCAGGGGTTTATGACACAGAAATATGCGTAAAAGTGATGAATCCGCTGCTCAAGAGCTCATGCTATACAGTCGTCAACCTGAACAATGAAGCTGCAAAACCACAGCCAGCCTCGACAATGGACAAGATAAGGGATGGGGTGGCCAAAGGACTCTCGAATGAGCAGATACTCCAGGATATAAACAAGCCGGTGAATGAACAGACACTGAACGAGATACAGAGAGTCAGGGGATTCATAGGACAAGGGCTCACAGACGAGGAGATATACGATGCGATGGGCTCATGAGGCTTAACCTGGGATCATTATCTGGATCATTATCTAATCTGTGATCATTATCCTGTCCGTATTGATCAGTTCTAGAGCGATAAACCACGAACCTGAATAGCAAAGCTACAAAGCTACCCATGATCACAACAACATGCAGAACACAGCATAATGAAGGAATTATCGAATCCTGGATAGATGATTGGATCATGGATGGACAATTTGATCCCCAATGGACGATTTAATCCTGAATGGATGATTTAATCCTGGATAGAGGGTTATTTGACCAAATGCAGGTCACATAAATATGACAAGGATGAACAAAATGAAAAACAGCTGAAACAGCGGGATCACCGGACGACTCAGGACAGAGTTGGCTTGAGATAATCTATGAATATCCCCGAATAATAACCTGTCTTTGTCATCTCCTCAAGCTCGTCGACACAAGGAGGAGTAGGCACCTGAAGGATGTTCATGTTTATGACTGACTTGCCGACAGCCTTGGGATACCTCAAGTCAAGATAACCTATCGACTCATTCAGCACAATGCCGCCCATCAGAGCAGGCTTCACTTCCTTGTCCTCATCAGGCACATATTCATCTGCACAGAGACACCAGGCGCACTCACAGATATGCTTGCAATGCTTGGGTATGATGAAACCAGGCGAATATATGTAGATGCCCTGGACATTGTACTGGCCATCAGGCAGATAGACAGAATTCCTCGGCCCTGTAGTGTTGAGTGCCGGGTAGAAATATGTCTCAAAGATGTCATCCTCAAACGGGTGATCCTTCACCTTGGTGAATATGAGTATTAGCTGATCTGTCTCAGGATCAAGATTTTCAGATGAAGGATTTATCATGTCCCCGAAATCAACATTGAATTTCTGCACTGAGATGTTGTATTCACGGTGTTTCGCAAGCACGGCGTCAAACTCAGCTTCCTCGCTGGGCAGAACATCCAGTATCTCAGTCCTCGCAAGGAAACCGTCTTTCTCGAACCTCACATAACCGCCGATGCAGGGCGGGCTTGGAACAATGGCCTGTGCAACACCAGCTGCATCAAATTCTGTGACCCCCAGAGCGCATTCATCATATGTCCCGCAACCGAACAACACCTTCACGCCGTCAAGATACGCGCCGTCATTAGATCTTGTGGTTGCGCTTATGGAGGATATCCTCTGATCAGGATCGCAGAACATTGACTTCTCAACCTGCACCGGCCGGACATCCTGTGCTATGTCATCAGCATAAGCTGGATCCACCTCTTCTGATTCAAGAGACATCCATCCATCTGGAAGAGGCCCGAATGTGCCGTTGCCGGCAAACCACTGCATGATATCGATATTATCCCTGAAATTAGCCTCATAAGCAATATTGAATGCGAAACCCTTACCCCTGAAGTCATCAGGGTTCCTTATCTCTATAAGCACCGGCCATGAGACATCATAAAAAAAATAATAGGAATTCGTCTGTGAAGAAGGTATCGGACCATATCCCTTCTGCCTATGCACATCAGGCTGCAGGACATCACCCATACTCGGGGTTATATCCACATAAGAAGGCCAGTTCAGATACATGAAGTTGACCACCATACCAGGATCCGACAGGTTGGTGTTATTCGACCTGAAAAGGAAATTATTGTACACTCCCTGGGACATCGGATCAGAGCTCTGAAAGATATACTCGTTCCTGGTGCCCGCCACCTTCATCATGGGGATGTGCTGAGCCAGTATATCCTGGATCTGCAGCTTCACAAGAGTCTTTGACCATACCGCTGTGAAATAGCCCTCATCAGACATGTATATCGGCGGCAGGCTGTCGAACTCAGAGTCCATGTACGAGCTGAGTACAGAAATGACATTCCTCTCAAAGAACTGGGCATTGAACAGCCCATCGACCAGCTGAGAAGCATAGTCATGATAATACTTAAGATTTATATCGATCACATCATTGAAATTCGCCAGATTAGCGACAGTGCCGTCCCTTGTAGACTCCAGGCTGTACTTCAGGCTTACCTGGACATCTTTAGCAGTGATTGTCGTTTCGGCCTTAGGACCGGACTTGTTCACTATGTTCATCCCGATGGACTCCAAAGGCTCAAACCCGGCTATGCATTCGCCTATATTATCCTCTATATATTTGTCAATCTGATCCTGCATCATCTCAATGGAAGGGATCTGATTATTTGTGAAAAAGCAGTTGGTGCAGGTGTTCCTGCTGCCCATGTAATACCAATAGGGAAAAGCGACTGTGGAATTCGGCGAGAGCATCAGAGCATCTGAATTGGTCGGGTTTTCCGGATCAATGCTGATGCCGCCGACATAGTCAGGATCCAATGGATCCATATACCCCCCATGAGCTCCAAGATTCCTTACAGCCTCGAGAGCGACCTTCCTAAGGCATGATTCCACATAATCCCTGATCGGAGAGACATCATAAGGCGTCACTTCAGTCTCCACCACTGAAGCCTCAGTCTCTTCTTCCTGCACAGTTAGATAATAGGTCCCTATCGAGAATGCAGCAATCAGAAGAATCCCTATTATGATAAACAATGTCACCTGGGCCTTCCTTGGAGGGATCGGGGAGATCATGGACAGACCTCCAATCTCCTGACCAGCAGATGATAATAGACCCTTGCCCATCCGAGCAGCAACAGGAAAAGCATCACCAGGATCCAGGGATATATGCTGAACCGACCGAAAGGATATGA
Above is a genomic segment from Candidatus Woesearchaeota archaeon containing:
- the purD gene encoding phosphoribosylamine--glycine ligase, with amino-acid sequence MSSGSGSEESAVCLDYGKENGVLVIGSGGREHSLVKKLAESPHVNRILASPGNPGMLCGLEGRLRIVPLEIPRVHDDMRRTISSFQHYFGEISKLTFKERISLVVVGPEQPICLGIADILDEMTNGGVAVFAPDAYCAQLEGSKHFAKQIMAMHGIPTAGLEMVVTKGLLDEAHRRIDRLGARNVVLKGNGLAAGKGVVVSDDDCYLKEALTGFFKSGIYGHHSCVLLEERLRGAETSAIAVCDGNDLRMLVPTRDHKPIFEGDLGPNTGGMGAYAPDASVSAEMSGDIRERIMRPLMWAMNESGHPYKGALYAGIILTDDGPKVLEINCRFGDPETQAQMALMESDLFPLLMGAAKGRLPEAEISWRDGYSHCLSLASYGYPGAYHKGWPIRISDCLPQGTSLAYAGVARDAGRRLVTEGGRVMYVMSTGNTLSQASERGYSIVEQGLVSFPGMTYRRDIGRGSSRGV
- a CDS encoding RimK family alpha-L-glutamate ligase, whose amino-acid sequence is MKLKAALVSLGSVSSLWTAEAMKKYFHRVDNVNLKSVEVQLGKSDVQIFQEDKPLKDYDCVYIKGSFRYLALLRSIAQLLPSRTYTPISPEAFNLGHDKLLTQLALQKSGIPMPKTFIPATVEAAKKILQKMNFPIVMKFPQGTQGKGVVFADSISAAVSVLDALTALNQPFIIQEYIETGGADIRAFVVGDKVIASMKRVSSSPDNEKRSNIHAGGKGEPVELDSKTRLIAVKAAQIIGADICGIDLLMSPTGPLVIEVNLSPGLQGITGATKIDVADEMAKYLYKRAYERKMSLEKHKKERILTDLGIEEAQVRGVAKEIVGLLDFRANRILLPEVITEISRFKDNQDVQISAEKGKIVIRKYGPSQEEE
- a CDS encoding ATP-dependent zinc protease, with amino-acid sequence MDYSKHNIVGLIERVRIFGAKKDCYEIARIDTGATKSSIDTSLAAELGVGPITKTKLVKSASGKSIRPVVDVKVRIGKKNYHGEFTVADRSHMRYRVLIGQNILTQGFLVDPQRSFREYKKDGMVSKSRRE